A portion of the Paenibacillus hamazuiensis genome contains these proteins:
- a CDS encoding ABC transporter permease — protein MKYKAYEKIYHLMLLPGVIFLFIFSVIPMFGVVIAFQDFKIGRGIADSEWIGLENFLYLFELPDGRTIFYNTVYISAMKLIAGLIVPLAFAILLNELRLVMLKRWVQTVVYLPHFLSWVILANVFTEMLSLGGIVNRVVKWFGGEPVMFLASNKWFPFILVASDIWKDFGFSAIVYLAALAGINPALYEAAEMDGASRVKQLWYISLPSLAPTVALLATLGIGHILNAGFDQVFNLYNPLVYESGDIIDTYVYRVGLVQAQYGFATAVGLLKSVIGFVLIIVSYRLAYKYANYRIF, from the coding sequence ATGAAATATAAAGCCTACGAAAAGATATACCACTTGATGCTGCTTCCCGGCGTCATTTTTCTCTTTATTTTCAGCGTCATTCCGATGTTCGGCGTCGTCATCGCATTCCAGGATTTTAAAATCGGCCGGGGCATCGCGGACTCGGAATGGATCGGTTTGGAAAATTTCCTCTACTTGTTCGAGCTGCCCGACGGCCGGACGATTTTTTACAATACGGTATACATCTCGGCGATGAAATTGATCGCAGGTCTGATCGTTCCGCTCGCGTTCGCAATACTGCTTAACGAGCTGCGGCTGGTCATGCTCAAGCGCTGGGTGCAGACGGTCGTTTATTTGCCGCATTTTTTGTCATGGGTCATTCTCGCCAACGTATTTACCGAAATGCTGTCGCTCGGCGGCATCGTCAACCGGGTTGTCAAATGGTTCGGCGGCGAGCCGGTCATGTTTTTGGCGAGCAACAAATGGTTTCCGTTTATACTGGTCGCCTCCGACATTTGGAAAGATTTCGGCTTCAGCGCGATCGTCTACCTGGCGGCGCTGGCCGGCATCAATCCCGCTCTGTACGAGGCGGCGGAAATGGACGGCGCGTCGCGGGTGAAGCAGCTGTGGTACATCTCGCTGCCGAGCCTGGCGCCGACCGTGGCGCTGCTCGCTACGCTCGGCATCGGGCATATTTTAAACGCGGGCTTCGATCAGGTGTTCAACCTGTACAACCCGCTCGTGTACGAATCGGGAGATATCATCGACACGTACGTGTACCGCGTCGGGCTCGTTCAGGCGCAGTATGGATTCGCCACCGCCGTCGGACTGCTGAAGTCGGTCATCGGCTTCGTGCTGATCATCGTCTCTTACCGTCTGGCGTACAAATACGCGAACTATCGGATTTTTTAA
- a CDS encoding extracellular solute-binding protein, translating into MKKRNAAAMVLLSTAMLAACSSGETATNAKPGDTKPAAASEKVDQFRMPGPVEVSIFKSVNPTAKLPDGDTVENNQYTRYIKDKTNISFKVLWYASGQDYDQKYKLALASNDLPDAIIVDEAVFRSLAEGGQIEDLTEVYKKYASPLMQELYATTNGKALEKATYKGKLMAIPNISVQGDAVSMLWVRKDWLDKLGLQPPKTMDDVTAIAKAFIEKDPDGNGKADTVGLTGSNSVGASAKAGHHSFKGIYGAFNAYPGNWLKDASGKIVYGSTLPETKMALAKLREMYAAGLIDKEFALRKDPHELVVGGKAGMFFGPWWSSSTPLRDTVKNDPTGDWKPYIIADAKGQLNSLMIPVSNKFLVVKKGFKHPEALMIYINTLVAAERNVDPDAAKLDLKVSRGDYYPLYSTYDYADAVTRKLDLLQKAMEGKMKREELNAELQLLYDRAMRDKANPKADLNDWSATYGYLNGGAALRQKINEVYSAFTSTTKTMERRWANLEKLESETFFKIIMGEQPLDAFDKFVKDWKEQGGDQIVKEIEEELAKNK; encoded by the coding sequence TTGAAAAAACGTAATGCGGCGGCGATGGTGCTGCTGTCCACGGCGATGCTTGCCGCCTGCTCATCCGGGGAAACGGCGACGAATGCGAAACCCGGCGATACGAAACCGGCTGCGGCAAGCGAGAAGGTAGACCAATTCCGGATGCCGGGCCCCGTAGAGGTGTCGATCTTCAAAAGCGTCAACCCGACGGCCAAGCTGCCCGATGGGGATACGGTCGAAAACAACCAGTACACCAGATACATCAAGGATAAGACGAACATCAGCTTCAAGGTGCTCTGGTATGCGTCGGGGCAAGATTACGACCAGAAATACAAGCTGGCTCTGGCGAGCAACGACCTTCCGGATGCGATAATCGTCGACGAAGCGGTATTCCGCTCCCTGGCGGAAGGCGGACAAATCGAGGATTTAACCGAGGTGTACAAAAAGTACGCTTCCCCGCTCATGCAGGAGCTGTACGCCACGACGAACGGCAAGGCGCTGGAGAAGGCGACGTACAAAGGCAAGCTGATGGCGATTCCGAATATCAGCGTGCAGGGCGATGCGGTCAGCATGCTGTGGGTGCGCAAGGACTGGCTCGACAAGCTCGGCCTGCAGCCGCCGAAAACGATGGATGACGTGACGGCGATCGCGAAGGCGTTTATTGAAAAAGACCCGGACGGCAACGGGAAAGCCGACACCGTCGGCCTTACCGGCTCGAACTCCGTCGGGGCTTCCGCCAAAGCCGGGCATCACAGCTTTAAAGGGATTTACGGCGCGTTTAACGCGTATCCGGGCAACTGGCTGAAGGACGCCTCCGGCAAAATCGTCTATGGCTCCACGCTGCCGGAAACGAAGATGGCGCTCGCCAAGCTGCGCGAGATGTACGCCGCCGGTTTGATCGACAAGGAATTCGCGCTGCGCAAAGATCCTCACGAGCTTGTCGTCGGCGGCAAAGCCGGCATGTTTTTCGGACCGTGGTGGTCGTCCTCCACGCCGCTCAGGGATACGGTCAAAAACGATCCGACGGGTGATTGGAAGCCTTACATTATCGCCGATGCCAAAGGTCAGCTGAACTCGCTGATGATTCCGGTCAGCAACAAATTCCTTGTGGTGAAGAAAGGGTTCAAGCACCCCGAGGCGCTGATGATTTACATCAACACGCTGGTGGCGGCGGAGCGCAACGTCGATCCGGACGCGGCCAAGCTCGATCTGAAAGTGAGCCGTGGCGATTATTACCCGCTGTATTCCACGTACGACTATGCGGATGCGGTCACGCGCAAGCTCGATTTGCTGCAAAAAGCGATGGAAGGCAAGATGAAGCGGGAAGAGCTTAACGCCGAGCTTCAGCTGCTGTACGACCGGGCGATGCGCGACAAGGCGAATCCGAAGGCGGATTTGAACGATTGGTCAGCAACCTACGGTTACTTGAACGGCGGGGCGGCGCTGCGGCAAAAAATCAACGAAGTGTACAGCGCCTTCACGTCCACGACCAAAACGATGGAACGCCGGTGGGCGAATCTCGAAAAGCTGGAGTCGGAAACGTTTTTTAAAATCATTATGGGCGAGCAGCCGCTCGACGCCTTCGACAAATTCGTCAAGGACTGGAAGGAGCAGGGCGGCGACCAGATCGTCAAAGAGATCGAAGAGGAGCTTGCGAAAAATAAATAA
- a CDS encoding response regulator transcription factor: protein MLKVLVVEDDHLVRKGFIAMMPWRTYGFEVVAEAANGLKALEMLREQAVDLLITDLAMPIMSGIDLMRRVKEQYPAMHMVVLTFHEEFEYIQEALRLGALDYITKTELEHERMDDVLARVADRMRKQDAAQAASRIEADAVFALILMSDRDSRTQADVSSWCTAFGLSVKAADDRILIAEQADEHSAESLVTALRQNPDAACGWAVVRIKGTAGMERDNLYRAVREELGGVLFYVYRRSERIYEWDAAFFGQGIGLPADDVPLKRLREEWSALDWMMDETKFDRMRSELAGYKMPSGKLESIFYAAAGRWESLLGSGFAAPGGTEFGRFYTWESWSEWLEGVRKAVRGDAQKSAYSEEVYGCIMKSLDYIDHRLQSELSLPDAAKAVNMSRSYFSRCFRDIVGQTFHDYVREKRIGHAKVLLRQTGKPVGWIAAQSGYPNEKYFSKVFREMTGMLPSEYRKA, encoded by the coding sequence ATGCTTAAGGTGCTGGTTGTCGAGGACGATCACTTGGTGCGCAAAGGGTTTATCGCGATGATGCCGTGGCGGACCTACGGATTCGAAGTGGTCGCCGAAGCGGCGAACGGGCTGAAGGCGCTGGAAATGCTCCGCGAGCAAGCCGTCGATCTGCTGATTACGGACCTTGCGATGCCGATCATGTCGGGAATCGATCTGATGCGCAGGGTGAAGGAACAGTATCCCGCAATGCATATGGTGGTGCTGACGTTCCACGAGGAATTCGAATACATTCAGGAAGCTTTGCGCCTCGGTGCGCTCGATTATATAACGAAAACCGAACTGGAGCATGAGCGGATGGACGACGTGCTGGCCCGCGTGGCGGACCGCATGAGGAAGCAGGATGCGGCACAGGCGGCTTCCCGCATCGAGGCGGATGCCGTGTTTGCGCTCATCCTCATGTCGGACCGGGACAGCCGGACGCAGGCCGACGTATCGTCCTGGTGCACGGCCTTCGGGCTTTCCGTGAAGGCAGCCGACGATCGCATTCTTATTGCGGAGCAGGCGGACGAACATTCCGCAGAGAGCCTGGTTACGGCGCTGAGGCAGAACCCGGACGCTGCTTGCGGCTGGGCCGTCGTGCGGATCAAAGGCACAGCCGGCATGGAGCGGGACAATCTGTACCGGGCCGTACGCGAAGAGCTGGGGGGCGTGCTTTTTTATGTGTACCGCCGGAGCGAACGCATCTACGAATGGGATGCCGCTTTTTTCGGGCAAGGAATCGGATTGCCTGCGGACGATGTGCCGCTTAAGCGGCTGCGCGAGGAGTGGTCCGCGCTCGATTGGATGATGGACGAAACGAAGTTTGACCGGATGCGCAGCGAACTGGCAGGCTACAAAATGCCTTCGGGAAAGCTGGAAAGCATCTTTTATGCCGCCGCCGGCCGCTGGGAAAGCTTGCTGGGCAGCGGCTTCGCCGCTCCGGGAGGGACGGAGTTCGGCAGGTTTTACACTTGGGAAAGCTGGTCCGAATGGCTGGAGGGCGTTCGCAAGGCCGTGCGGGGGGATGCGCAGAAAAGCGCCTATTCCGAGGAAGTGTACGGCTGCATCATGAAATCGCTCGATTACATCGACCATCGTCTGCAAAGCGAGCTTTCGCTGCCGGATGCCGCCAAAGCCGTCAATATGAGCCGCAGCTACTTCAGCCGCTGCTTTCGGGATATCGTCGGCCAGACTTTCCATGATTACGTTCGGGAAAAACGGATCGGGCACGCCAAGGTGCTGCTGCGGCAAACCGGCAAGCCGGTCGGATGGATTGCCGCTCAGTCCGGGTATCCGAACGAAAAATATTTTTCCAAGGTGTTTCGGGAAATGACGGGCATGCTGCCGAGCGAATACCGCAAAGCGTAA
- a CDS encoding cache domain-containing sensor histidine kinase translates to MARSFSMKLRRYVPYSLKNRLRIVLLLSSLTPLILIGYISYSSLYSILVNKAERGVKSNLHQVLMSLENTLSQLNHASQQLAFDGRVGKNLEGYLTAGIYEKKRLYDDIVKELSLINFTNPTLGLTFYYFADNGQILFENYRVSEFDTEKLPLLEKYGKITYFGPHKSLNPIDGHQVLSIMRSVDLPERDDAYVYIETNFKLAENIIKNDQFDGSAYHLIVDSKGRIAFSENEADFPVGSRYAMSGTFPVVSGGYYMFEEESNQKWKVVAAIPKASYEQEIDRWVKQFAFFTVLSLAVSFLFAWVIWNTVYKPLRLLSQDIRDVKNHILQSPARFSRILEFDVIHQEFETMRLRISELIQEIEQKEKGKAQVEIEKLMHQINPHFIYNTLDTIRWLARANGQKDIDRLVSTLNKVLHYNLGKGGPASIGEEIEALKNYVMLQGIRYNFEFDVNISADPEALKIPIPRFILQPLVENSLYHGLAENGSIRVHVIQDGGSHVLLTVQDDGYGMTEEEVRSLLGESSDGRRKIGMGIGLSYVQRMIRFQFGDEADLRIESEVGKGTTIVLRLPIIREGDVAKHA, encoded by the coding sequence TTGGCTCGGTCGTTTTCTATGAAGCTCCGCCGATATGTGCCGTATTCGCTCAAAAACCGTCTGAGAATCGTGCTGCTGCTCAGCTCCTTGACTCCGCTCATTCTCATCGGGTACATCTCCTACAGCTCGCTGTATTCGATTTTGGTCAACAAGGCGGAGCGCGGGGTGAAAAGCAATCTCCATCAAGTGCTGATGTCGCTGGAAAATACGCTCAGCCAGCTCAACCACGCGTCCCAACAGCTGGCGTTCGACGGCCGGGTCGGCAAAAACCTGGAAGGCTATTTGACGGCAGGCATCTACGAGAAAAAACGGCTGTACGACGATATCGTGAAGGAGCTCAGCCTGATCAATTTTACGAACCCGACGCTCGGGCTTACGTTTTATTATTTTGCCGACAACGGGCAAATTTTGTTTGAAAATTACCGGGTTTCGGAGTTCGATACGGAGAAGCTTCCGCTTCTGGAGAAATACGGTAAGATCACCTATTTCGGACCCCATAAATCGCTTAACCCGATCGACGGCCATCAGGTGCTGTCGATCATGCGCTCGGTCGATCTTCCCGAACGCGATGATGCCTACGTTTACATCGAGACCAATTTCAAGCTGGCGGAAAATATTATTAAAAACGACCAATTTGACGGCAGCGCGTACCATTTGATCGTCGACAGCAAAGGGCGCATCGCATTCAGCGAAAACGAAGCGGATTTTCCGGTAGGGAGCCGCTATGCAATGTCCGGCACTTTTCCTGTAGTTTCCGGCGGATACTACATGTTCGAGGAGGAGAGCAACCAGAAGTGGAAGGTCGTTGCGGCGATTCCAAAAGCTTCGTACGAACAGGAGATCGACCGCTGGGTGAAGCAGTTCGCCTTTTTTACGGTGCTCTCGCTGGCCGTCAGCTTCCTGTTCGCCTGGGTCATCTGGAACACGGTGTATAAACCGCTGCGCCTGCTCAGCCAGGACATCCGCGACGTGAAAAACCATATTTTGCAATCGCCGGCGCGATTTTCCCGCATCCTTGAATTTGACGTCATCCATCAGGAATTCGAAACGATGAGGCTGCGCATCTCCGAGCTGATTCAGGAAATCGAACAGAAGGAGAAAGGCAAAGCGCAGGTCGAAATCGAAAAGCTGATGCATCAGATCAACCCTCATTTCATCTACAATACGCTCGATACGATCCGCTGGCTGGCCCGCGCGAACGGACAGAAGGACATCGACCGGCTCGTGTCCACGCTCAATAAGGTGCTGCACTACAATTTGGGCAAGGGCGGTCCGGCCAGCATCGGGGAGGAAATCGAAGCGCTGAAAAATTACGTGATGCTGCAGGGCATCCGGTACAATTTCGAATTCGACGTGAACATCAGTGCCGATCCCGAGGCGCTCAAAATTCCGATTCCGCGGTTTATTTTGCAGCCGCTTGTGGAAAATTCGCTCTATCACGGCCTAGCCGAAAACGGATCGATCCGGGTGCACGTCATTCAGGACGGCGGCTCGCACGTTCTGTTGACCGTGCAGGACGACGGCTACGGCATGACGGAAGAGGAGGTGCGTTCCCTGCTTGGGGAAAGTTCGGACGGCAGGCGGAAAATCGGGATGGGCATCGGGCTCAGCTATGTGCAGAGAATGATCCGGTTTCAGTTCGGAGACGAGGCCGATCTGCGGATCGAAAGCGAGGTCGGCAAAGGAACGACGATCGTGCTGAGGCTGCCGATTATACGGGAAGGAGATGTGGCCAAACATGCTTAA
- a CDS encoding ABC transporter substrate-binding protein, giving the protein MKMKKWTAMMLTTAVSAVLVAGCGGDSGGAGGGGDAKSGAAGGGDKVNASGFPIVKEPVSMKFLTAKAPTTANNWNETMLWQEYAKMTNMNIDFQLVPFDAFTEKRNLALSSGDYPDAIYLARMSTDDLMKYGSQGILIKLNDLIDKHAPNLKKLMEQYPEIKKGITMPDGNIYSFPNLLAPEFTSVRMGAKMWIKKEWLDALQMKEPTTTEEFYNYLKAVKNTDLNKNGKADEVPLSGNKLKDLVNYFKGFFGLQNRGANHPNVDVDPATNQLRFIPTDDRYKEMLQYLSKLYAEGLIDKDILPNEKEQNKFYAKGAEGVFGAVRVTSPFTLMKQEGYVGLPSLQGPRGDKLYSEFKPAVSGPGAFVITDKNKNPEATVRWMDYFYGEEGNKMFFMGFKDKSYIEKPDGSVEYTDEITKNPQGLTFEQALVKYVTWPGGGYPGIVRQQYFKGAESLPESIEAAKKVEANLPKEVWPSFSYTDQESERMIALNTDITTYVDEMTTKFITGAAPFSDWDKYVAAIKKMGLDEYMKLYKAAFERNGK; this is encoded by the coding sequence ATGAAAATGAAAAAATGGACGGCCATGATGTTGACGACGGCGGTATCGGCGGTTCTCGTCGCAGGATGCGGCGGGGACAGCGGCGGTGCCGGAGGCGGAGGAGATGCGAAGTCCGGGGCTGCGGGCGGAGGCGACAAGGTGAACGCCAGCGGGTTCCCGATCGTGAAGGAGCCGGTCAGCATGAAATTTTTGACCGCGAAGGCGCCGACGACGGCAAACAATTGGAACGAGACGATGCTGTGGCAGGAATATGCGAAAATGACGAATATGAACATCGACTTTCAGCTGGTGCCGTTTGACGCCTTTACGGAGAAGCGCAATTTGGCGCTGTCCAGCGGCGATTACCCGGACGCCATTTACCTTGCGAGAATGTCGACCGACGATTTGATGAAATACGGCAGCCAGGGCATCCTCATCAAGCTGAACGATCTGATCGATAAACATGCGCCGAACCTGAAGAAGCTGATGGAGCAGTACCCCGAGATCAAAAAAGGCATCACGATGCCGGACGGCAATATTTACAGCTTTCCGAACCTGCTCGCTCCGGAATTCACGTCGGTCCGCATGGGCGCGAAGATGTGGATCAAGAAAGAGTGGCTGGACGCTTTGCAGATGAAGGAGCCGACGACGACGGAGGAGTTTTACAACTATTTGAAGGCTGTGAAAAATACCGATCTCAACAAAAACGGCAAAGCCGACGAGGTTCCGCTCAGCGGCAACAAGCTGAAGGATCTGGTCAACTATTTCAAAGGGTTTTTCGGGCTGCAAAATCGCGGCGCCAACCATCCGAACGTTGACGTCGATCCGGCGACGAATCAGCTGCGTTTCATCCCGACCGACGACCGGTACAAGGAGATGCTGCAATATCTTAGCAAGCTGTATGCCGAAGGTCTGATCGACAAGGACATATTGCCGAACGAGAAGGAACAGAACAAGTTTTACGCCAAGGGAGCCGAAGGGGTGTTCGGCGCGGTGCGCGTCACAAGTCCGTTTACGTTGATGAAGCAGGAAGGGTACGTCGGCTTGCCTTCGCTGCAGGGGCCGCGAGGCGACAAGCTGTACTCGGAATTCAAGCCTGCCGTATCGGGGCCGGGTGCCTTCGTCATTACCGACAAAAATAAAAATCCGGAAGCGACCGTGCGCTGGATGGATTATTTTTACGGCGAGGAAGGCAACAAAATGTTCTTCATGGGCTTCAAGGATAAAAGCTACATCGAGAAGCCGGACGGCAGCGTCGAATATACGGACGAAATTACGAAAAACCCGCAGGGGCTGACGTTCGAGCAGGCGCTCGTCAAATACGTCACCTGGCCGGGCGGCGGATATCCGGGCATCGTGCGGCAACAATATTTCAAAGGCGCGGAAAGCTTGCCGGAATCGATCGAAGCGGCGAAGAAGGTCGAGGCGAATTTGCCGAAGGAAGTGTGGCCGTCCTTCAGCTATACGGACCAGGAAAGCGAAAGAATGATCGCGCTGAACACGGACATTACGACGTATGTGGATGAGATGACGACCAAGTTCATCACCGGTGCGGCTCCGTTCTCCGATTGGGATAAATATGTGGCGGCGATCAAGAAGATGGGGCTGGACGAATACATGAAATTATACAAAGCCGCATTTGAACGCAACGGCAAATAA
- a CDS encoding carbohydrate ABC transporter permease, translating to MDRSRGDRIFDAINTLLLVLITFVVLYPLLFVLSASISDPSAVVKGDLWLLPKGVNFSGYAKVFGNNEILTGYANTIMYTLVGTAINLVMTVCAAYPLSRKDFRGRHVITAMIVFTMFFSGGLIPTYLLVKKLGMLNSIWALVVPNAVAVYNIVIMRTFFQTSIPYEIQEAASIDGCGNFRILLRVVLPLSMPIVAVMILFYAVGHWNAFFNALIYLSDRSKYPLQLFLREILIQGQMQAMIDMADDSLAKKLMEVEVIKYAVVVIANLPVLLLYPFLQKYFVKGVMIGALKG from the coding sequence ATGGATCGAAGCCGGGGAGATCGGATATTCGACGCGATCAATACGCTGCTGCTCGTTCTTATTACGTTCGTCGTTCTTTATCCTCTGCTGTTTGTTTTAAGCGCTTCCATCAGCGACCCGTCCGCGGTGGTCAAAGGGGATTTATGGCTTCTGCCGAAGGGGGTGAACTTTTCCGGTTATGCCAAGGTGTTCGGCAATAACGAGATTTTGACCGGCTATGCGAACACGATTATGTACACGCTGGTCGGTACCGCGATCAATCTCGTCATGACCGTCTGCGCCGCCTACCCGCTTTCCCGCAAAGATTTCCGAGGCCGCCACGTCATCACGGCGATGATCGTTTTTACGATGTTTTTCAGCGGGGGGCTTATTCCGACATATCTGCTTGTCAAAAAGCTCGGCATGCTCAACTCGATCTGGGCGCTCGTCGTGCCGAATGCGGTGGCGGTATACAACATCGTCATCATGCGGACGTTTTTTCAAACGAGCATCCCGTATGAAATCCAGGAAGCGGCGTCGATCGACGGCTGCGGCAATTTCCGGATTTTGCTTCGCGTCGTATTGCCCCTCTCGATGCCGATCGTCGCCGTCATGATTTTGTTTTATGCCGTCGGCCACTGGAACGCGTTTTTTAACGCGCTGATCTATTTGTCGGACCGGTCGAAATATCCGCTCCAGCTGTTTTTGCGGGAAATTTTGATCCAGGGTCAAATGCAGGCGATGATCGACATGGCGGACGACTCGCTCGCCAAGAAGCTGATGGAGGTCGAGGTCATCAAATACGCGGTCGTCGTCATCGCCAATTTGCCGGTGCTGCTGCTGTATCCGTTTTTGCAAAAGTATTTCGTGAAGGGCGTCATGATCGGCGCGCTGAAGGGATGA
- a CDS encoding ABC transporter permease: protein MKQALAQQERSAAAERSRIRASLTPYLKNWELYVLISPVIAFYIIFEYVPMYGVQIAFKNFVATKGIWGSPWVGFRHFERFFDSYYFWRLIVNTVGISLYQLAVGFPVPIILALMINEIRQTRLWFKKVVQTVTYAPHFLSTVVLVGMIVMFLSPQSGIVNKLIVWLGGQPVSFMTEPGWFKTIYVSSGVWQQMGWSSIIYLAALSGIDPQLHDAAKVDGASRLQRIWHVNLPGIMPTVVILLILNMGSLMGVGFEKVFLLQNDLNLESSEVISTYVYKSGIIQSQYSFSAAIGLFNSVINFILLVAVNFSAKRLNQASLW, encoded by the coding sequence TTGAAACAAGCTTTAGCGCAGCAGGAACGATCAGCGGCAGCGGAGAGATCGCGAATCCGGGCGTCGCTTACGCCTTATTTGAAAAACTGGGAGCTTTATGTGCTCATTTCCCCCGTCATCGCCTTCTACATCATCTTCGAGTACGTGCCTATGTACGGCGTGCAAATCGCTTTTAAAAACTTCGTCGCCACAAAAGGAATATGGGGCAGCCCGTGGGTCGGCTTCCGGCATTTCGAGCGTTTTTTCGACAGCTACTACTTTTGGCGGCTGATCGTTAACACGGTCGGCATCAGCCTGTACCAGCTCGCCGTCGGTTTCCCGGTTCCGATTATTCTCGCCCTCATGATCAATGAAATCAGGCAAACGAGGCTTTGGTTCAAAAAAGTCGTCCAGACGGTCACCTATGCGCCCCACTTCCTGTCCACGGTGGTGCTTGTCGGCATGATCGTCATGTTTTTATCCCCGCAATCCGGTATCGTCAACAAGCTGATCGTCTGGCTCGGCGGGCAGCCCGTTTCGTTTATGACGGAGCCCGGCTGGTTCAAAACGATCTACGTATCGTCCGGCGTTTGGCAGCAGATGGGATGGAGCTCGATCATTTATTTGGCCGCCCTGTCCGGCATCGATCCGCAGCTGCACGATGCGGCGAAAGTCGACGGAGCCAGCCGGCTGCAGCGTATTTGGCACGTCAATTTGCCGGGCATCATGCCGACCGTCGTCATTCTCCTGATTTTGAATATGGGTTCATTGATGGGAGTCGGCTTCGAAAAAGTATTTCTCCTGCAAAACGACCTCAACCTGGAAAGCTCGGAAGTCATCTCCACCTATGTGTACAAAAGCGGCATCATCCAATCGCAATACAGCTTTTCGGCCGCCATCGGCCTGTTCAACTCAGTGATCAACTTCATCCTTCTCGTTGCCGTGAATTTTTCGGCAAAACGCTTGAATCAAGCCAGCCTATGGTAA
- a CDS encoding Gfo/Idh/MocA family oxidoreductase — protein MNELRIGLISFAHTGHANSYAKALLDIPGVKVAGVYDDDAERAEAAASRFKTARFGDYAELLDQVDAVVICSENKKHYPLAMEAARAGKHILVEKPITTVGEEARELIDLCASMRLVLQTAFPVRVNASVQKAKRQIEAGDIGDIVAIAATNHGKMPGGWFTDPELAGGGAVLDHTVHVVDLMRWFLQSEVKEVYAEAGTLLHDIPVDDCGLLSMTFENGVIATLDTSWSRPESFPIWGDVTMRFIGTKGALHLDVFSQNGSIWENGAANTHRYIGWGDNSNAALVEEFVASIRENRDTAITGLDGLRAAEVAWAAYESARSNDVVQVKHY, from the coding sequence ATGAACGAACTGCGAATCGGACTGATCAGCTTTGCCCATACCGGCCATGCCAACAGCTACGCGAAGGCGCTGCTGGACATTCCCGGCGTCAAGGTCGCCGGCGTTTACGACGACGATGCGGAGCGGGCCGAAGCGGCGGCAAGCCGTTTCAAAACGGCGAGGTTCGGCGACTACGCGGAGCTTCTCGATCAGGTGGATGCGGTCGTCATCTGCTCCGAGAACAAGAAGCATTATCCGCTTGCGATGGAAGCTGCGCGCGCCGGCAAGCATATTCTCGTCGAAAAGCCGATCACGACCGTAGGGGAGGAGGCGCGCGAGCTGATCGATCTGTGCGCTTCAATGCGCCTTGTGCTGCAAACCGCTTTCCCGGTGCGGGTGAACGCGTCCGTGCAAAAGGCGAAGCGGCAGATCGAAGCCGGCGACATCGGCGATATCGTGGCGATTGCCGCGACGAACCACGGCAAAATGCCCGGCGGCTGGTTTACCGATCCCGAGCTTGCCGGGGGCGGAGCGGTGCTCGATCATACCGTGCACGTCGTCGATCTGATGCGGTGGTTTTTGCAAAGTGAAGTAAAGGAAGTGTACGCCGAGGCGGGCACCCTGCTGCACGACATCCCGGTGGACGATTGCGGTTTGCTGTCGATGACGTTCGAGAACGGCGTGATCGCCACGCTCGACACGAGCTGGTCGCGGCCGGAATCGTTCCCGATATGGGGCGACGTGACGATGCGTTTTATCGGCACCAAGGGTGCGCTGCATCTTGACGTCTTTTCGCAAAACGGCAGCATTTGGGAAAACGGCGCTGCGAACACTCACCGCTACATAGGTTGGGGAGACAACTCCAATGCGGCGCTCGTCGAGGAGTTTGTCGCCAGCATCCGCGAAAACCGCGACACGGCGATTACCGGCCTTGACGGCCTGCGCGCCGCCGAAGTGGCATGGGCCGCTTATGAATCCGCCCGTTCAAACGATGTCGTTCAGGTGAAGCATTATTAA